CCAGGGCACTGTGAGAGATGCCGTGGGGATTTTCCCCCAGACCTTTGTGAAGGTGATCAAGCCACTGCCGGAGAAGGTTTTGGACTTGGAGGAGAATGAGGGAAGGAAACAGCTGAACTGTCTGCGCTGTTACTACTATGACAGAGGGACCCCGCAGAGCAGGTGAGGCTGCGAGTATTCACTACCATGACACAGGGACCCCACAGAGCAGGTGAGGCAGTGAGTATTTACTACCATGACACAGGGACCCCACAGAGCAGGTGAGGCAGTGAGTATTCACTACCATGACACAGGGACCCCACAGAGCAGGTGAGGCAGTGAGTATTCACTACCATGACACAGGGACCCCACAGAGAGAAAGattatcaaattccatcttcacaCTATGATGGAAACAGTTCCACATCTTCAGAACAGCCAGGTTAACAGGATCGTGAGAGCGTGAACTGTAGCCAGTGCCAGGCCTTTTTTTACCGGAGCACTTGGATAGAGAGGTACTAAaaaccttaaacacaaaacaaaatctgccATGTGAATTATACAGGACATCTAATGTGTGTTCAGGCTGATGCAGCAAACTGGTAGCAGTCACTAACTGTAgtctttaaactttaaaatgataataaaacagATCTGACCTTCACAAAGTTTTCAGATTGTTTCGTTTAGAAGTTGTGATGTCTAGTATGTTTACGCCTGTGGGAGGACTTGTCTCTTGAACCTGTATGTGATCAAAGCTGCTCATCTGCCTGGCAGGTTGTGTCACAAGCAGGACGTTCGAGACGACTCTTTCATAGCGATCAGCTCGCCTAGCAGTACTGGTCAGTGGTCTTCGTGGTGCGAGTAGCAGGTGTATTAATGTGTGCGTGTCCATTCAgtagaatttcttcttctgcgtTAATGAGAGTAATACTCACCCCTGACGGAAATCAATCCGCATAATCTAGCAGCCAGATGTTTCATTGAGCGAGAAAACTGCGCCATCAGCAGATTTCGGCAGCTCTGTTAATGAAACGAACGGGCCAGCACTAATTTATTCTGCAAGCACCGTCACAGGACTGCATGAATGAAATCTCTTTCACTGAAATcccactgcactccctgtctatAACACTGCTGCTGATCTGCCCTTACGAGGAGTAGAGGAGCAATGAGTAACTCATTCCCCGATTCGGACAGGCAATAATCAATAGCTGATGCTTTGAagcaaaaaggaaacaaatgtgTAGGCTCTTCACACACAGCTTCAGACACAGTTGATAAGATGCATGTTATTATGGATAGTTTCAAAACATTTGTGTAATGAGCAGTGCTGTGCGATACGTTGCCATTGCAAATTCTGTCCCCTGAGATGAGATGATGTTAAAAGCTCTGATTCCACGAATGCAGccctcttttgcattgtggtgcGCACGGTTACTGGTTCCTGCTCTGCTGACCCCTGTtacatttactccagtcttgaaTTAActcccatttttaaaaaatgaaaattcgACATATGCATGTGCTAGCTATGTAATATATAATGAATTAAAtccattgtagctgccctgtacttgtgctaccattgtagtgtaatacagagccattgcagtgccgctgtctgcctgtctctcattgaagatcattgaaggtatagtgagcacactgtagtcccattctaccagcctcaccccattgcagctgccctatacttgtgctaccattgtagtgtaatacagagccattgcagtgccgctgtctgcctgtctctcattgaagatcattgagggtatagtgagcacactgtggtcccattctaccagcctcaccccattgcagctgccctatacttgtacTACCATTTCCCATTAGTATAATACAGGCCCATTGTAGTGCCATTATCTGTCTGCCATTGAATATCATTTGGGAATGTCTACTAGTACAGAATGTTACTTATTTTGTTCTTAGTTTTACACTTCAGTACCTTTTTTTATTTCGGGTAACTTGGAAAGCCTAAGTCTCAGTGTAACCCCAGTGTATGACAGCATCCCTCAGAAGTGCCTGTATTTGAATGGTGTGCTGCTTTGTCTTGCAGAGATATCTGTGTGGAAGAAGAACTGTCGATCCAGCCCTCCTACAACGACCTGCTGACTCGAATGAGGTaccaacgcacacacacacacgcacacgcgcacacacacagcacattagCAAGGCCAGTTCGCACTTTTGCCTTGCTCTGTTTTCTTCCCCTTTTCTTCATTCTGTATCAGTGTAGAAGTATAATAATACACTTAATGTGAAAATACACGGGCAGATTTTACAGTAGGCTTTCACTTAAGACACGTTTTAGAAGATGATATGAAGGGAGGCTGCAGTACAgttttcaattacatttctatAACACTCAATTTCAATattcattttgtatatattgtacttTGTTATATGTTCAGAATGATGTTAACTCAGTGctttattcatttgaaaaataattgatttgtttgttACGTTGAAAATGTTCATCACAGGTTTGGTTCGTAGCAGTAACGTTAGTACAGTCAACTTGTCTTGTTTTACAATCCTCTACGGGGCAGATGACTGGTGCACTGTGTTCACTGCAATTGAGAACATCTTAAAACCTAACATGCAGTCTACCTGGAAGAGCTCGATTCATTGCAATTGAAACTAGCCAGCCCTCTACCATTAGTACTGTCCTCCGTACTGACCACAGGATCAGCCCCAGTTAGGACGCTGCTCATAGGTCATTGCAATTAATCGTGTCTGCCTGCAGGGTAGGCTGCAGGCTCGGTTCTGTTGCCCTGAAGGGCTCAGGAAGAGTTTTACAGAGTTCACTGCGCTTCTCAGGAAGTCTTTAAAAAGATCTAGAGGTTGGCACCTacccccacaaaaaacaaaacataacaagctGCTGTATTTCGGTGAGAATTCAATAGAAAAGCAACAGCTGAAGTGAGATTGATTCTTGTAGCTATTGCTGGAAATACACGCTTCCTTTTTTGACACCCAGCAGTGCAGTGAAGGGGATCGTATTTAATTAGCTGATTGGCCAATTGTCCAGCCAGTCGGTATAGGGATCTTATTAAGGTGGGGATCAGTCTATCTCCAGCAGAAATAGGCTCAGTATAATATCATAAATCTGTTTTGCACTTCTGTTAGCTGCAGAGGTCTCAAAGTGCAGATTTGCcattctttaccagacctccctttgctttacaatgctcccctatgcgttaccagacctctctgtgctttacaatgcttacctgtgctttacaatgcttccctgtgctttaccagacctccctgtgctttacaatgcttccctatgctttaccagacctctttgtgctttacaatgcttccctatgctttaccagacctctctgtgctttaccaccagacctctctgtgctttacaatgcttccctatgctttaccagacctctttgtgctttacaatgcttccctatgctttaccagacctctctgtgctttacaatgcttccctatgctttaccagacctctctgtgctttacaatgcttccctatgctttaccagacctctctgtgctttacaatgcttccctatgctttaccagacctctctgtgctttacaatgcttccctgtgctttaccagacctctctgtgctttacaatgcttccctatgctttaccagacctctctgtgctttacaatgcttccctatgctttaccagacctctctgtgctttacaatgcttccctatgctttaccagacctctctgtgctttacaatgcttccctatgctttaccagacctctctgtgctttacaatgcttccctatgctttaccagacctctctgtgctttacaatgcttccctatgctttaccagacctctctgtgctttacaatgcttccctatgctttaccagacctctctgcacTTTACAATGCTACATATGCTttagctttcactgtgctttattacaatttgctgcTGTTTTAGTTTGGGAAACTTTTTATAAGAGAAACTGTTGAAGGTATGGGCATATGCTCCagatgaccaaggaagtgcaacagtATCTGAAAGTATAGCTTGTAAATAGAGATTTctttacctagtgtagtaccagacatcattcataagaacataagaaagtttacaaacgagaggaggccattcggcccatcctgctcgtttggttgtcagtagcttattgatcccagaatctaatcaagcagcttcttgaaggatcccaggttgtcggcttcaacaacattactggggagttggttccacaaCTGGTAAGATGCTAGGTATTATTGTGTTATCTACACTGTCCCTCGGCACTCACCAGCACGTTTACCCTGTAGGGAGCTGTTTCACAACGAACACCTCGCTTTGAACTATCGGGACCCGGAAGGGGACATGATTCGAATTCTGGACGACCAGGATGTAGAACTCATGGTGTCGGAGTGCAAAAGTCAAAGTGCAGCAAAAAGGCCGGCCAACCAGTTTCCATGGGAACTCCACGTGACGCAAATCGACGACTTTTCTGTTTACAACACAGAACCGTGAAGCAGTTACCAGTTTTGGAAACCGGACGCAATATAGGACTGTAGGACTGTTCTATGATTCTACATTGAGATTAAATGtaatccttcattttgtttttaagtatttttaacaGATAAATAGCTGTTGATTACAGGAGTGCTGTTTTAAGTAAACTAATGTTTTGTCTTGTGCATTGAAGAAGCACCCTAGCCCAAACATGTGTCTGCTTGACTGATTAAGTTatggaattttttattttctgcagaaAGCTGCTGATAAGTGCAAAAATTAAGGATTTATACAAGTTTCCCCtcgtaaaagcatagcaaagtataaaaAGGCACAgtgatggtaaagcatagggaagcattgtaaagcatgttaaaaataaGCCATgataaactaacccttataaaagttttccctagccaaagcatagcagagtgtaataaagcatagtgaaagcacggtaaagcataggcagacattgtaaagaccagtgaggtatggtaaagctgattttaaaaaaggtaaaccATGGTAAAGTGCAGTAGAGTAAATGCAGtttagccatgggaaaagcatggaaaaactgtaaagttactgcaaaaatactgtgggaaAATTTTATAAGGGCAATACTGCATCTCAATAGATAATTTGTTATGAATTTTATTGtcagttaaattaaataacttgCACTGCAAAAATAAGATGGAACTATTGTCATATTTACATAAAATGCATTATGTATTGAATGAACAGTGAGaagtaataatgtattttaatactgaaAAATCGGCATGCAAATTTTCCAAACAATGCAAATCTGATGTGTTCTAACTTGACTGGTAATAAACTGTAAATTGTTAACATTTgtcatacttatttttttttttttttatttgctaaacGATTACCGCAGAATTGTGCAAGCCCCAGATCGAGAATTTCACTGGAAGGCTTCATTATCAGATTGCCGTGCAATGCAATCGCCGGCAGTCAGAGCAGATGTCAGAACCTGATTGTTTACTCTGTTgtagatttttgtgttttgtgtgtgcccTGTTCACTGCGTTTGTTAGTACAGTCAAACCCACTGATTATCATCACATTGAACTGTGGCGATAATAATTCAGTGGAAGCAAGATCCTGATAATATCATGTTGGTTAATATCACACTCTGCTTAATGTTAGGGAAATGTAACAGTCGTACAATTGACTTCCACCCAACTTAGCAGCACTTCAAAATGCCACATCagctgttctgtattttgacacatTCTGTACACACTGTAGTTGTTGTGGTCACATGTCCGCCCAGCTGGACTTGTTGAGATCAGGAGTCTGTGTTCAGTGTTTCTTTTGACCATtgcatgtttaaatgaaaaagtctCGGAAGCTAGAAGATTTAAACACACCTACAAAGGCTGAAATAATTGCCCTATCCAGGAACAGAGAGGCTGTCGCTTGCACCTGCAAAGATTCTTCAAAACAGGAATGCTATTTTGAGAGCCTATCACAGCTGCTAAgtagcttctgctgctaaaagaGCTTACGGGAAAGTACAGGAACAGAACTTCAGCTGGTTTTAGCGTGTGCTCGGTCGTTTAGTTTCCTAGGTTAGTGATGAAGTTCTGATAATCTTGATTCAGCTTATTGTCACAATGTATGCTGAGTCCCTTTCAAGTGTGATGTGAAACAGGTTTCACCGCACTTCAGTGTACTATCAAAAGTATCATTGGACATGCACACTTATAATCCCATCCAAGATTTGTCTTTTGACTGCCGAAACATGCATATATGCTTGACAGATAGGGGAGAGACTCCTGTACCTGtcaaagtaattgcagctaacaaaatagttcagtTTTCTCCACCAAGCACATACGCACGTTATAGGTCTCGAATGTggagttttgaaataaacacatgttttagcaaaacaaaattatatatatatatatatatatatatatatatatatatatatatatatatatatatatatatatatatataaacatggtaCCTGGTAATGAAGcagtttaaagaaatgtaagtcaTTATTTTAGACTGGCTTTACTTTCTGGGTCACCCCATTTACTGTCTTCTTTCCAGTTGATTTCTCCCCTCATTTCTCAAGAATCATTAAACACAATCAGACGGCAGTAACAGACTTCGAATACGTGTTTGAAAAAAAACgtgtatctttcaaaactgcacctttGAGACCTATGTTCGTTAGCTTCGATTGTCGATTtgcctttttaaaactgcaatcatttttttaaagtgtaaattaaattcaTTAAGAGTATGGTACTCGGCCAAGAGGTCAGAGTTACAGTtcagatagtgtttttttttttttttttttttttgctgcctttCTATTGACAAACTTGCAGGAAGTGGCAGCTCGAATGATAAATTTGCATGCGGTATAACTGGTGCAGGCAGCTGTACCAACACCAGCTGACTTCACAACTGCTTGTTATGGAAATTGTAGAAGCCTAGAGACACTCTATACATTTCCACCTGGTGTTTTGCAAGTTAATCATTAATAAACCTgacttaaaaaatacaattgtatcgcatagtaaaaacacagcgcagtgtaaaatcacagtgaaagaaagtgtggcaaagcacagagaagataatgaaccggCCCCTTCaaaaagtttacagcagtatccCAGGTAATGAGGCCCCTTCaaaaagtttacagcagtatccCAGGTAAAGGCAAAAAGTGTgacaaagcacagagaagataatgaaccggcccaaagcacagagaagataatgaaccggCCCCTTCaaaaagtttacagcagtatccCAGGTAAAGGCAAGTAAAGtgtggcaaagcacagagaagataatgaaccggCCCCTTCaaaaagtttacagcagtatccCAGGTAAAGGCAAGTAAAGtgtggcaaagcacagagaagataatgaaccggCCCCTTCaaaaagtttacagcagtatccCAGGTAAAGGCAAGTAAAGtgtggcaaagcacagagaagataatgaaccggCCCCTTCaaaaagtttacagcagtatccCAGGTAAAGGCAAGTAAAGtgtggcaaagcacagagaagataatgagcCGGCCCCTTCaaaaagtttacagcagtatcACAGGTAAAGGCAAGTAAAGtgtggcaaagcacagagaagataatgaaccggCCCCTTCaaaaagtttacagcagtatccCAGGTAAAGGCAAGTAAAGtgtggcaaagcacagagaagataatgaaccggCCCCTTCaaaaagtttacagcagtatccCAGGTAAAGGCAAGTAAAGtgtggcaaagcacagagaagataatgaaccggCCCCTTCaaaaagtttacagcagtatccCAGGTAAAGGCAAGTAAAGtgtggcaaagcacagagaagataatgaaccggCCCCTTCaaaaagtttacagcagtatccCAGGTAAAGGCAAGTAAAGtgtggcaaagcacagagaagataatgaaccggCCCCTTCaaaaagtttacagcagtatccCAGGTAAAGGCAAGTAAAGtgtggcaaagcacagagaagataatgaaccggCCCCTTCaaaaagtttacagcagtatccCAGGTAAAGGCAAGTAAAGtgtggcaaagcacagagaagataatgaaccggCCCCTTCaaaaagtttacagcagtatcACAGGTAAAGGCAAGTAAAGtgtggcaaagcacagagaagataatgaaccggCCCCTTCaaaaagtttacagcagtatccCAGGTAAAGGCAGTAAAGtgtggcaaagcacagagaagatatcCCAGGTAAAGGCAAGTAAAGtgtggcaaagcacagagaagataatgaaccggCCCCTTCaaaaagtttacagcagtatccCAGGTAAAGGCAAGTAAAGtgtggcaaagcacagagaagataatgaaccggCCCCTTCaaaaagtttacagcagtatccCAGGTAAAGGCAAGTAAAGtgtggcaaagcacagagaagataatgaaccggCCCCTTCaaaaagtttacagcagtatccCAGGTAAAGGCAAGTAAAGtgtggcaaagcacagagaagataatgaaccggCCCCTTCaaaaagtttacagcagtatccCAGGTAAAGGCAAGTAAAGtgtggcaaagcacagagaagataatgaaccggCCCCTTCaaaaagtttacagcagtatccCAGGTAAAGGCAAGTAAAGtgtggcaaagcacagagaagataatgaaccggCCCCTTCaaaaagtttacagcagtatcACAGGTAAAGGCAAGTAAAGtgtggcaaagcacagagaagataaaaaagtttacagcagtatccCAGGTAAAGGCAAGTAAAGtgtggcaaagcacagagaagataatgaaccggCCCCTTCaaaaagtttacagcagtatccCAGGTAAAGGCAAGTAAAGTGTGGCAAAGCAAAGTAAGAAAAAATAACTGCAGAACGCAAGATAAGGAAACTACGATGTTCTGAAGTGTTGTTTAAAGCGGTCAGAGGTAGTGAcgttgcttttgtattattacacACTTCATACGATAATGCCCCTTCAAAAAGTACGCAGATCAGGTAAAGGCAAGTAAGTGTGGCAAAAGCACAGAGAAGAATGCACGGCCCCTTCAAAAAGTTTAAGCGTATCCCAGGTAAAGGCAAGTAACGTGTGGGCAAAGCaaagtaagaaaaataaatgcagaaaacgCACGATAAGGAGAAACTACGATGTTCTGAAGTGTTGTTTAAAGCGGTCAGAGGTAGTGAcgttgcttttgtattattacacACTTCATACGATAATGCCAACCAATAATTAGCGAGCGAGCAAGGGGTCCTAACAAGTACACAAATGCAACACCCTGGTCGTTGTGCATTTAGTAA
This sequence is a window from Polyodon spathula isolate WHYD16114869_AA unplaced genomic scaffold, ASM1765450v1 scaffolds_1216, whole genome shotgun sequence. Protein-coding genes within it:
- the LOC121309338 gene encoding neutrophil cytosol factor 4-like, yielding MCSIRKLVPSAFSRRLDCGVCASPLPQGTVRDAVGIFPQTFVKVIKPLPEKVLDLEENEGRKQLNCLRCYYYDRGTPQSRDICVEEELSIQPSYNDLLTRMRELFHNEHLALNYRDPEGDMIRILDDQDVELMVSECKSQSAAKRPANQFPWELHVTQIDDFSVYNTEP